The following proteins are encoded in a genomic region of Sorangiineae bacterium MSr12523:
- a CDS encoding MarR family transcriptional regulator, producing the protein MVAMKDLTLEDQLCFALYGASVAVQRAYKPLLDELGITYPQYLALSSLWENDRQTVGSIARRLDLEPSTITPILKRLEQAGFVTRKRQANDERQVVVRLTAAGRSMRQRSMCLPMRLFEAAGMPPSRLISLLKEVKAFREAVARSSRRDIPAVPRGLTAPVNAPA; encoded by the coding sequence ATGGTAGCGATGAAGGATCTCACGCTCGAAGACCAACTCTGCTTCGCGCTCTACGGAGCCAGTGTTGCGGTCCAGCGTGCGTACAAGCCGCTCCTCGATGAGCTGGGGATCACGTACCCGCAATACCTAGCTCTGAGCTCGCTATGGGAAAACGACCGACAGACCGTGGGCTCGATCGCGCGCCGACTCGATCTCGAACCGAGCACGATCACGCCGATCTTGAAACGGCTCGAGCAGGCGGGGTTCGTGACGCGCAAGCGGCAAGCGAATGACGAGAGGCAAGTTGTCGTCCGCCTCACGGCCGCAGGGCGCTCGATGCGCCAGCGCTCGATGTGCCTTCCGATGCGACTTTTCGAAGCCGCCGGTATGCCCCCTAGCCGGCTCATTTCGCTGTTGAAGGAAGTGAAAGCGTTTCGCGAAGCCGTCGCCCGTTCAAGCCGGCGTGATATCCCCGCGGTGCCCCGCGGGCTAACTGCCCCCGTCAACGCTCCGGCGTAA